The following proteins are encoded in a genomic region of Chryseobacterium shigense:
- the rpmF gene encoding 50S ribosomal protein L32, with protein MAHPKRRQSSTRRDKRRTHYKAVVPQLAKDATTGELHLYHRAHWHEGKLYYRGKVVLEKEVATTEEN; from the coding sequence ATGGCACATCCTAAGAGAAGACAGTCGTCCACAAGAAGAGATAAGAGAAGAACTCATTATAAAGCAGTAGTTCCTCAATTAGCTAAAGATGCAACAACTGGTGAACTTCACCTTTACCACAGAGCTCACTGGCATGAAGGAAAACTTTATTACAGAGGTAAAGTAGTATTGGAAAAAGAAGTAGCAACTACAGAAGAAAACTAA
- a CDS encoding YceD family protein, whose protein sequence is MDKLRNYDVSFSGLKNGKHVFKFEIDNAFFQLFDTEQEFTNPKITADVFLEKHTTFLEFEIKIHGTVELICDITNDEFNYPVEHEIKILINFGEEYDDSNEEVITIPASDHAFNVAQLIYENVQLSIPMKKISPNVTDEDLEILNRFSPKDIEESEEEEHESDPRWDALRKLKDNN, encoded by the coding sequence ATGGACAAGTTAAGAAACTATGACGTAAGCTTTTCCGGACTCAAAAACGGGAAGCACGTGTTCAAATTTGAGATAGATAATGCGTTCTTTCAATTATTTGACACTGAACAGGAATTTACAAATCCTAAAATAACAGCAGATGTTTTTCTTGAAAAGCATACTACTTTTTTAGAATTTGAGATCAAAATACACGGAACTGTGGAACTTATTTGTGATATCACAAATGATGAATTCAACTATCCTGTGGAACATGAGATTAAGATTTTGATCAATTTTGGTGAGGAATATGATGACAGTAATGAAGAGGTTATTACTATACCGGCCTCAGATCATGCATTCAACGTAGCTCAGCTGATTTATGAAAATGTACAGCTTTCCATACCAATGAAAAAAATTTCACCGAATGTAACCGATGAAGATCTGGAAATCCTGAACAGGTTCAGTCCAAAAGATATTGAAGAGTCCGAAGAAGAGGAACATGAGAGCGATCCGAGATGGGACGCCTTAAGAAAATTAAAAGACAATAATTAA
- the pdxA gene encoding 4-hydroxythreonine-4-phosphate dehydrogenase PdxA, whose amino-acid sequence MSPKNHKVRVGISIGDFNGIGPEIIMKSLSDKTITDFFTPVIFGSGKLFTFQKNIFKLNLNFNYVNEASQAQAGKLNMVNLTKENVNVELGVPTEESTKMAIDSLELATEALMKGDIDVLVTAPINKDEMVKMGFKHAGHTGYFEEKFSKKGLMFLVTEDLKVAVSTHHIPIASVAENISKEKIKKQIRALNQTLIEDFCVQKPKIAVLGLNPHAGDGGVIGKEEIEIIEPAIKELSDNGILAFGPYPADSFFQPGKYRNFDAVLAMYHDQGLAPFKTLAYEEGVNYTAGLPFIRTSPDHGVAYDIAGKNIADAQSFTEAIFTAIKIFRNRTEYNDLMTNRMQPRKMAVDNGVDEDLPDEPEI is encoded by the coding sequence ATGAGCCCAAAAAACCATAAAGTGCGAGTAGGAATTTCAATAGGTGATTTTAACGGTATTGGTCCGGAGATCATCATGAAGTCCCTGAGTGATAAAACCATTACGGATTTTTTCACTCCGGTGATTTTTGGCTCGGGAAAGTTATTTACCTTTCAGAAAAATATTTTCAAGCTGAATCTGAATTTCAACTACGTCAATGAAGCATCACAGGCTCAGGCAGGAAAACTCAATATGGTGAACCTTACCAAGGAAAATGTGAACGTAGAATTGGGAGTTCCCACAGAAGAATCTACCAAAATGGCCATTGATTCCCTTGAACTGGCTACGGAAGCCCTGATGAAAGGGGACATTGATGTTCTTGTTACCGCACCTATCAATAAGGATGAAATGGTAAAGATGGGCTTTAAACATGCCGGACATACTGGGTATTTTGAAGAAAAATTCAGTAAAAAAGGGCTTATGTTCCTGGTTACGGAAGACCTGAAAGTAGCTGTTTCTACCCACCACATTCCAATTGCCAGTGTTGCAGAAAACATTTCCAAAGAAAAAATAAAAAAACAGATCAGAGCTTTAAACCAAACGCTGATCGAAGATTTCTGTGTACAGAAGCCGAAGATTGCAGTGCTGGGATTAAACCCTCATGCAGGAGATGGCGGAGTGATCGGAAAGGAAGAAATCGAGATCATAGAACCAGCCATAAAAGAGCTTTCAGACAATGGAATTCTGGCTTTCGGGCCTTATCCCGCAGACAGTTTCTTCCAGCCGGGCAAATACAGGAATTTTGACGCTGTGTTAGCAATGTACCATGATCAGGGCCTGGCTCCGTTCAAAACACTGGCTTATGAAGAAGGAGTAAATTATACAGCCGGACTTCCATTTATCAGAACCTCCCCGGACCATGGAGTGGCATATGATATTGCGGGGAAAAACATAGCTGATGCGCAGAGTTTTACTGAAGCCATCTTCACGGCTATCAAGATTTTCAGGAACAGAACCGAATATAACGATCTGATGACCAACAGGATGCAGCCTAGAAAAATGGCTGTTGACAACGGAGTGGATGAAGATCTGCCTGATGAACCCGAAATATAA
- a CDS encoding riboflavin synthase, which produces MFTGIIEAVGVIEKIEEKGSNIDFTLTCPFTNELKIDQSLAHNGCCLTVVEIKGDQYVVTAINETLEKTNLGKWETGTVINLERCMKMDGRLDGHIVQGHVDKTGEVTGIENKDGSFFITIRYEDNGNFVTVPQGSITVNGISLTVAKSEDTQFSVAIIPYTWEFTNMQHLKIGDKVNLEFDIIGKYIARLIKK; this is translated from the coding sequence ATGTTCACAGGAATTATTGAAGCAGTTGGCGTTATTGAAAAGATTGAAGAAAAAGGAAGCAACATAGATTTCACATTAACATGCCCTTTTACGAATGAGCTGAAAATAGACCAAAGTCTTGCCCATAACGGGTGCTGCCTTACAGTTGTTGAAATTAAAGGAGATCAATATGTGGTAACGGCAATCAACGAAACCCTGGAAAAGACCAATCTTGGAAAATGGGAGACAGGTACTGTGATAAATCTTGAAAGATGCATGAAGATGGATGGAAGATTAGACGGACATATTGTGCAGGGCCATGTTGACAAGACAGGTGAAGTAACAGGAATTGAAAATAAAGACGGAAGCTTTTTTATTACTATCAGATACGAAGACAACGGTAATTTTGTAACGGTTCCGCAAGGTTCTATTACGGTGAACGGTATAAGCCTTACTGTGGCAAAAAGTGAAGATACGCAGTTTTCTGTAGCCATTATCCCGTATACCTGGGAATTTACGAATATGCAGCATCTGAAAATCGGAGATAAAGTTAATTTAGAATTTGACATCATTGGTAAGTATATTGCTAGGTTAATTAAAAAATAG
- a CDS encoding sensor histidine kinase, giving the protein MPINKYKGYSLRNRVFFGFLLVCFLSVVATSLVPYFVLRNNSLQQSNIDMQEKTNAVMRYLDYAVSRTLVETKDLPQVLGNKIFEIADINQHDIVIYDLKGNYLLSNNESLIDQKTIPINIVNKILSTDSRVDIKGYDKTKDAGRTSSYLLLKNNELEPIGIVYIPLYHNESAYLDVLHQYIKYILLVDIFLILFSVWISWVTSNSLAKNITKFSDMITRITLFENEMRPIRYYKNDELNALARAYNRMILQIQDQKERLRFKASEEAWREMAKQVAHEVKNPLTPMKLTIQNFERKFDPEDPNIRERVKLMSKTMVDQIDLIATVASAFSEFAKLPEKNNEVINLNTEVEDILRVFNDDSIFMHSNKANIMINMDRIYLSRIITNLVTNAKQAQSDERRLIINVDVEQHQRRVMISVQDNGIGIPENMYERIFEPNFTSKNSGMGLGLSMVRKMIEDYKGEIAVKSEVGKGSTFTITLPTNL; this is encoded by the coding sequence ATGCCAATAAATAAATACAAAGGATACAGTTTAAGGAACCGGGTGTTTTTCGGGTTTCTGCTTGTATGTTTTTTAAGTGTTGTGGCTACATCGCTGGTTCCCTATTTTGTATTAAGGAATAATTCCCTGCAGCAGAGCAATATTGACATGCAGGAGAAAACCAACGCGGTGATGAGATATCTGGATTATGCAGTAAGCCGGACTCTTGTTGAAACAAAAGACCTGCCCCAGGTTCTGGGAAACAAGATCTTCGAGATAGCAGATATCAACCAGCATGATATTGTCATCTACGATCTGAAGGGAAATTACCTTCTTTCCAATAATGAAAGCCTTATTGACCAGAAAACAATCCCGATTAATATTGTTAATAAAATTCTCTCCACAGATTCCAGGGTAGATATTAAAGGCTACGACAAAACGAAAGATGCAGGCCGTACCTCGTCTTATCTCCTTTTAAAGAATAATGAGCTTGAGCCTATAGGAATTGTATATATTCCTTTGTATCATAATGAATCTGCATATCTTGATGTTCTTCATCAATACATAAAATACATCCTTTTAGTAGATATTTTCCTGATTCTGTTCAGTGTCTGGATAAGCTGGGTAACTTCCAACAGTCTGGCAAAAAATATCACCAAATTCTCTGATATGATTACCCGTATTACATTATTTGAAAATGAAATGCGTCCAATCAGATATTATAAAAATGATGAGCTTAATGCATTGGCAAGAGCTTATAACAGGATGATCCTACAGATTCAGGACCAGAAGGAAAGGCTGCGTTTCAAAGCCTCGGAAGAAGCCTGGAGAGAAATGGCAAAACAGGTAGCCCATGAGGTGAAGAATCCTCTTACCCCAATGAAACTGACCATTCAGAATTTTGAGAGAAAATTTGATCCGGAAGATCCGAATATCAGGGAAAGGGTAAAGCTGATGAGCAAAACGATGGTAGACCAGATCGACCTGATTGCTACAGTAGCATCTGCTTTCTCAGAATTTGCAAAACTTCCTGAAAAAAATAATGAGGTCATTAATCTGAATACAGAAGTGGAGGATATTCTGCGTGTCTTCAATGATGACAGTATCTTCATGCATTCCAATAAAGCGAATATTATGATCAATATGGACAGGATCTACCTTTCCAGGATCATTACCAATCTCGTGACCAATGCAAAACAGGCGCAAAGTGATGAACGTAGGCTGATCATTAATGTAGATGTGGAACAGCATCAGAGAAGGGTAATGATTTCCGTACAGGACAACGGAATCGGGATTCCTGAAAATATGTATGAAAGAATCTTTGAACCTAATTTTACCTCTAAAAACAGTGGTATGGGACTCGGGCTTTCCATGGTAAGAAAGATGATCGAAGATTACAAAGGAGAGATCGCTGTGAAATCAGAAGTAGGGAAGGGGTCTACATTTACCATTACATTACCTACAAATTTATAG